The DNA sequence TACTTGACAAAGTATATACCATCATCTATAATCAATTTTAGATATAAAACAAGTAAATTCATACTTAATTTATTTTGGAGGAGTAAAATGCAAGCCATTATTTTAGCAGCAGGAATGGGAAAAAGACTTCGGAATTATACAAAAGATGCAACTAAGTGTATGGTTCCCGTAAACGGAAAAACATTGATTGAATATACTATCGAGGCTTTGATTCCAAATAAAATTGATAAACTGATAGTTGTTATAGGATATAAAGGCGATGTTTTAAAAGAATTCATTTCCTCAAAATTTAATGAAAGTAATTTAAACGGGATGAAAATTGAGTATATAGAAAATCCTATATATGATAAAACAAATAATATTTATTCTTTATATCTTGCCTGTAATGAAATGGCAAAGGACGATACCATTCTTCTTGAAAGTGATTTAATTTTTAAACCGGCTCTCATAAAAGATATTATTGAGAATAATGATAAAAATATTGCCGTCGTATCTCCATTTGAAGCATGGATGGACGGCACATGCACTGTGCTTGATCAAGATAACTATATAATAAACATATTGGATAAGGCACAATTTAATTGGAATGATATAAATCATTACTTTAAAACGGTTAATATTTATAAATTTTCAAAAGAATTCAGTAAGGAATATTATATTCCATTTCTTGAAGCATATCAAAAAGCCTTTGGAAAAAATGAGTATTATGAACAAGTACTGAAGGTTTTATCCTTTTTATCGGCTTCTGTACTAAAAGGTTTTGTTGTTTCAGGAGAGGATTGGTATGAAATTGATGATCCTGCAGACTTAGCTATAGCAGAAGATCGGTTTAAAACCGGAGTAGATAAGCTGCATAGTTTACAAAATAGATACGGAGGTTATTGGAGATTTCCTCAGCTAAAAGACTTTTGTTATCTTGTAAATCCGTATTTCCCGCCCCAAAAGCTTGTAAATGAAATGACATCCAGTTTTCAGACTTTGCTTACACAATATCCAAGCGGAGCTTTTCAGCAAAGTTTACTTGCTGCAAAAGTATTTAATATTTTACCTGAGCATATTGTTGTAGGAAACGGTGCTGCAGAGCTTATTTCTTCAATATCTAAATACATCAAAGGTAAGATTGCAATTCCCTATCCTACTTTTAATGAGTATCCTGAAAGGTTAGTAAATGGAGAAATAGTCCCTATACATACCGATCCCGATACTTTTAGCTACTTTGTTGATGATATAATTAGCTGTGTAAATAAAGAAAATATAACAACAGTGATTTTGATTAACCCTGATAATCCTACCGGTAACTTTTTAGAAAAAAACGATGTTTTAAGGCTTTGTGATGAGTTAAAAAGAAAAGACATTCTTCTCGTTTTTGATGAATCATTTATAGATTTTGCAGAAAAAGAAAAGAGATATTCCCTTATGGACGAAAATATTTTAAATAAATATCCTAATTTGATTGTTATAAAATCTATAAGTAAAAGTTATGGTATTCCGGGATTAAGATTGGGCGTTTTAGCGAATGCCGACACCGACTATATCAATAAAATCAAAAAAACAAACAGTATCTGGAACATCAACTCATTTGGAGAATATTTTCTACAAATTTATGATAAATACAGCAAAACATATCAGGCAGCCTGTGATCTTATAGCTGATGAAAGAACACGTTTTATTTCAGAACTTTCAAAATTAGAGTATTTTTCCGTTTTTCCGAGTCAGGCAAATTATGTATTGTGTAAATTGGATAATGCTATATCTCCCGAAAAACTAGCTATATTGCTGATTGAAAAATATAATATTTTTATCAAAGACCTTTCATCTAAAAGAGGCTTTGAAAACGGAAATTATATCAGACTTGCAGTAAGAGACGAAAAAGATAACAATTACTTAATAACTGCATTAAAAGAAATTTTATCAAAATACTTTTAATCTGTCTCAGCAATTACTTTGAGGTTTTATTTAGAAAAGCTTTCTGCATTCTAAATAAAACCTTTTTTCATCAGCCTCCCCGATAGAAAAGCTTTTTCTAGGTAAGGGGCCGTATTTAGCGATGGTCGAAGAAACATTATCTTTTGATATTGGCGGCAATAATATTGAGACAGCATTTTCTTGCTCTGCAAGTTGAAACGTCTCCTCACAGCCGTGGATGTAATCTATTTTATTTGCAGAAGAAATAAATTCATCTAATACAGGTTGAATCGCAGTAACTGCAAGACATTCAATATCGGACTGTAAACAAATAAAATTATTATCTTTTGATATAAAGCCGAAACAATTCTTTGATAAATTGACCATATCAATTAATTCTCTTTTAGTATTACATCTTATAATCCTG is a window from the Treponema denticola genome containing:
- a CDS encoding aminotransferase class I/II-fold pyridoxal phosphate-dependent enzyme; the protein is MQAIILAAGMGKRLRNYTKDATKCMVPVNGKTLIEYTIEALIPNKIDKLIVVIGYKGDVLKEFISSKFNESNLNGMKIEYIENPIYDKTNNIYSLYLACNEMAKDDTILLESDLIFKPALIKDIIENNDKNIAVVSPFEAWMDGTCTVLDQDNYIINILDKAQFNWNDINHYFKTVNIYKFSKEFSKEYYIPFLEAYQKAFGKNEYYEQVLKVLSFLSASVLKGFVVSGEDWYEIDDPADLAIAEDRFKTGVDKLHSLQNRYGGYWRFPQLKDFCYLVNPYFPPQKLVNEMTSSFQTLLTQYPSGAFQQSLLAAKVFNILPEHIVVGNGAAELISSISKYIKGKIAIPYPTFNEYPERLVNGEIVPIHTDPDTFSYFVDDIISCVNKENITTVILINPDNPTGNFLEKNDVLRLCDELKRKDILLVFDESFIDFAEKEKRYSLMDENILNKYPNLIVIKSISKSYGIPGLRLGVLANADTDYINKIKKTNSIWNINSFGEYFLQIYDKYSKTYQAACDLIADERTRFISELSKLEYFSVFPSQANYVLCKLDNAISPEKLAILLIEKYNIFIKDLSSKRGFENGNYIRLAVRDEKDNNYLITALKEILSKYF